The DNA region GAAACATAGCGTGAAGCTTCGCTTCAAAAAAGAAAGTCTATTGCTATCAACGCAACCCTTTATTTTCTTCTGCCCAATTGCAGCTTGGGTTGGGTGCTAAGTATAATATTTAACAAAAGAATACGAATGGAACCCTTCAAGCATACATCAACCGCCCTTTCGGTTTGGGAATCGGGCGGCCCAGTTCTTGAGCGACTTCGATCCATTCTTGAATCACTCTTTCCGCGTTTCTTACAGCTTCTTCATACGTTTGCCCATCAGCCGTACATCCAGGCAGTTCAGGAACTTCTACAATAAATGCCTGATCCTCTTCGCTCCAGTAGATCATCATTTCATATTTAATCATCTTTTGCCTCAGAAAGTTTGTATTTTAAGATGAGATTCCTGACCTGTTTAACCTGATAAGGCTTGGCTTTCCCTTTTCTGGGTTGCAGGTTTAGGATTTCTTCTACATCATAGCGGCTAAAAATATGAGGATCTCCCTTTATTCGTTCTTCAAAACCCAACTGCTTGAGCAATTGGCAAAGGTCAGCAAACCGAATATTTTGATCCGCTTCACCCGAAAGAATTTTTAATCTTAATTTTTCGTATTTTCCCACAAAATAGTTCTCATAGAAATTCTTTCATCCATGAAGGGTCTCAAGGATTCAATTCACTGATCTTTCCTCTCCATCTCTAATTGGAATTGGGACGGAACAGATCTTGAAGCTCCGCTTCAAAAAAGGCTATCAATCAAGGCTTCGGATTTTCAAAATATCCCCGTTTCACTCTGTTGACACGATTGATCCACGTGAAGCGTAGAGATGGATGAAAAGGATTGTTTTTCCATAAATCGAAAGCCTTTTTGGCGCTACGTTTGATATCCTCAGGGAGCCTTTGATAAGCCTCCCAAAAGGAAGGCACGGTTGCAGCATTCATAATTCATCGAAGTCCATAGGCTTTGCCTTGCCGTCGGCGGCATCCTTCCTGGCCTGTTTCGCCGCTGCACGCAGTTTATCCTGGCTCTGGCTGAACTGGCGATCCCACTGCAGTTCATCCTGTAAATCCAGGATATATTCACGAAGATGTTCGACCACCCGGTCCTGGAGTTCCTCGGGCAAAGACTCTAGCATCTTTTCGACTGTGGCGATTGCTGAAGATGACATGGTTCTCTCCCGTTATTAGAGGCAATTACTGAAACAAAAATAATTGAAAGGCCAGATAAAGGCAAGCATTTTATTTTTCGTGGCTTAGCGATCGAAAACTGGTTCCTTGATCCC from Candidatus Schekmanbacteria bacterium includes:
- a CDS encoding type II toxin-antitoxin system HicA family toxin, producing the protein MGKYEKLRLKILSGEADQNIRFADLCQLLKQLGFEERIKGDPHIFSRYDVEEILNLQPRKGKAKPYQVKQVRNLILKYKLSEAKDD
- a CDS encoding type II toxin-antitoxin system HicB family antitoxin, translated to MIKYEMMIYWSEEDQAFIVEVPELPGCTADGQTYEEAVRNAERVIQEWIEVAQELGRPIPKPKGRLMYA